In a genomic window of Macadamia integrifolia cultivar HAES 741 unplaced genomic scaffold, SCU_Mint_v3 scaffold1051, whole genome shotgun sequence:
- the LOC122062496 gene encoding WD repeat-containing protein 87-like encodes MANRGSVNEFLFMKMVPFVGFLWFSISGFMFYLIRLVSRYVFRFQREDASKKDDSNCSTVEPAISKFEDSESDEEAEEDTPKFSFKFQYQNVQTQSGNEENEESKGSLATDQKCPTMRTSKRQFLSGKDFHGFMEEPEVLSFTVKELFADSKDLLQLNSETKTVQEEVEDEATDSHCKTWETGETEETEDETLTEEQLPGKDGLVVSELNLQSKEDVPTEIQFLGEKDSSALDSETESISSNDEFSLQNHFLDPKDGYLSDIDFEKPSLQTPLQNSNIVSTKTMDTKDESEVLHLLNSRIVDIGILCESDIEEEEEEEDEEEKKTEYVGGKEKEAMDYGLVKNEEPNTNRKNMQEKSQLRALEEGNELETQWEHQNLIEQLKMELKKLRNTGLPTILEESESPRVMEDLKPWKMDEKLLHEDRMEELHKFYMSYRERMRKLDIFNYQKLYAIGFLQVKDPLQSISNRKSSNPRISSILSQDFWMSKHRRAKVDPTVKFIGELQSDLEMVYVGQMCLSWEILHWQYGKAQELQESDTYGIHRYSKVIGEFLQFQVLTQRFMEYEAFQGPRVQNYVKNRCVLRNLIQVPVIKEDSLKNKKKTRRGDEDGNTTAMLTETIDKSMRIFWEFIRSDKDEASMILKGLWRTQVELQNPADLNLLTEIRTNIQKKEKKLKDILRIGNCIVKRFQKRQEDRSDLILFFSQVDMKLISRVLNMSKITSEQLVWCHKKLNKINFLDRKIHREPSFLLFPC; translated from the exons ATGGCGAACAGAGGATCTGTTAATGAGTTTCTGTTCATGAAAATGGTACCTTTTGTTGGTTTTCTCTGGTTCTCTATCAGTGGCTTCATGTTTTATCTGATCCGTCTCGTAAGCAGATATGTATTCAG ATTTCAAAGAGAAGATGCTTCTAAGAAAGATGATTCTAATTGCTCAACTGTCGAACCTGCAATTTCCAAATTTGAGGATTCTGAGtctgatgaagaagcagaggaagataCCCCAAAGTTCTCTTTCAAGTTTCAGTATCAGAATGTACAAACCCAAAGTGGGAATGAAGAGAATGAAGAATCCAAAGGCTCTTTAGCCACTGACCAGAAGTGCCCGACGATGAGAACTAGTAAACGCCAGTTCTTGTCGGGAAAGGATTTCCACGGATTCATGGAAGAACCAGAAGTTTTGAGCTTTACTGTGAAGGAATTATTTGCGGATTCAAAAGATCTTCTGCAACTTAATTCAGAGACGAAAACTGTTCAGGAAGAAGTAGAGGACGAAGCCACTGATTCTCACTGTAAAACATGGGAAACAGGGGAAACAGAGGAAACAGAGGATGAGACTCTCACAGAAGAACAGCTCCCTGGCAAGGATGGGTTAGTCGTTTCTGAATTAAACCTGCAGAGTAAGGAAGATGTCCCTACAGAAATTCAGTTCCTGGGTGAAAAAGACTCTTCCGCTTTAGATTCGGAAACTGAATCTATCAGTTCGAATGATGAGTTCTCACTCCAGAATCATTTTCTCGATCCAAAGGATGGGTATTTGTCAGATATCGATTTTGAGAAACCATCTCTACAGACCCCTTTACAGAATTCAAATATAGTGAGTACCAAAACCATGGATACCAAAGATGAATCAGAAGTTCTCCATTTGCTAAATTCAAGAATTGTGGACATTGGAATTCTTTGTGAGAGCGACAtcgaggaggaagaagaagaagaagacgaagaagagaaaaaaacagagtatgttggtggaaaagagaaggaagcaaTGGACTATGGTTTAGTTAAAAATGAAGAACCCAATACCAATAGGAAGAATATGCAGGAGAAGTCACAATTGCGAGCACTTGAAGAAGGAAACGAATTGGAAACACAGTGGGAACACCAGAATCTGATAGAACAGCTGAAGATggaactgaagaagttgagaaaTACAGGACTTCCCACCATATTAGAAGAATCAGAGTCACCAAGGGTGATGGAAGACCTGAAGCCATGGAAGATGGATGAGAAGTTGCTTCACGAGGATCGAATGGAGGAGCTCCACAAGTTCTACATGAGCTACAGAGAGAGAATGCGCAAATTGGACATCTTCAATTACCAGAAGTTGTACGCAATAG GCTTCCTCCAGGTGAAGGACCCACTACAGTCAATTTCCAACAGAAAGTCTTCCAATCCTAGAATCTCAAGCATTTTATCCCAGGATTTCTGGATGAGCAAACACAGAAGAGCTAAAGTAGACCCAACCGTAAAGTTCATTGGAGAGTTGCAGAGCGATTTGGAAATGGTTTATGTGGGACAGATGTGCCTCTCTTGGGAAATCCTCCATTGGCAATACGGAAAGGCCCAAGAATTGCAGGAGTCTGACACTTATGGCATCCATAGATACAGTAAGGTTATTGGTGAGTTCCTACAGTTTCAGGTGCTCACCCAAAGATTCATGGAGTATGAAGCCTTTCAAGGTCCCAGGGTTCAAAATTATGTCAAGAATAGATGCGTTCTTCGTAACCTTATTCAAGTTCCGGTCATAAAAG AGGATTCtttgaagaacaagaagaaaacaagaaggggtgatgaagatgggaacacaACTGCAATGCTGACGGAGACCATTGATAAGTCAATGAGGATATTCTGGGAGTTCATTAGATCTGATAAGGACGAAGCTAGCATGATTTTAAAGGGCCTTTGGAGAACTCAGGTTGAACTCCAGAACCCTGCAGATTTGAATCTTCTCACAGAAATACGAACAAATATCCAAAAG aaggagaagaagctcaAAGATATATTGAGAATTGGGAACTGCATAGTAAAGAGATTCCAGAAGAGGCAAGAAGACAGATCAGACCTGATATTGTTCTTCTCTCAGGTTGACATGAAGCTGATATCTAGGGTTCTGAACATGTCAAAAATAACAAGTGAACAACTGGTTTGGTGTCATAAGAAATTAAACAAGATTAATTTTTTAGATAGGAAGATTCATAGAGAACCCtcatttttgctttttccaTGTTGA